Proteins from one Mycobacterium sp. HUMS_12744610 genomic window:
- a CDS encoding MarR family transcriptional regulator, with translation MIELKVLQAVRLKGRLGAAEIAATINEDPAAVAEAVGVATRAGYLAEGKALQLLPDGRTRLGELLAAERRKANHAAVEAAYHDFRSVNADFKALVTDWQLRNGEPNAHDDGEYDSAVLARLADVHERVMPIATAVAAEVPRLAAYSDKLAAALAKVQSGQTTWLTQPLIDSYHTVWFELHEELILAAGLTREGEARAGYAQ, from the coding sequence ATGATCGAGCTGAAAGTGCTCCAGGCAGTTCGCCTCAAGGGCAGACTCGGCGCAGCCGAGATCGCTGCCACCATCAACGAAGACCCAGCCGCGGTGGCCGAGGCGGTCGGGGTGGCAACGAGAGCGGGCTACCTCGCCGAGGGCAAGGCTCTTCAGCTTTTGCCGGACGGGCGCACCCGACTCGGCGAGCTGCTCGCAGCGGAACGACGGAAAGCAAACCACGCTGCCGTCGAGGCCGCCTACCACGATTTCCGCAGTGTCAATGCCGATTTCAAGGCTCTGGTGACGGACTGGCAGCTCAGAAACGGTGAGCCGAACGCCCACGATGATGGGGAATACGACTCCGCGGTCTTGGCTCGGCTCGCCGATGTGCACGAGCGAGTGATGCCGATTGCCACGGCCGTCGCAGCCGAAGTCCCCCGGCTCGCCGCCTATTCGGACAAACTGGCCGCGGCGTTGGCCAAGGTGCAGTCGGGACAGACCACCTGGCTGACACAGCCGCTCATCGACTCATACCACACCGTGTGGTTCGAATTGCACGAGGAATTGATCCTCGCTGCCGGCCTCACCCGCGAAGGCGAGGCACGCGCCGGCTACGCCCAATAG
- a CDS encoding pyruvate, phosphate dikinase, with product MDGATPFEHPPVVSLDGTAALPRDILGDKGYGINVMRREGLPVPPAFCITTEVCARYFDEPDSTADAIRDDVRAQLCRLEAETSRTFGAGPRPLLVSVRSGAALSMPGMLDTVLDLGIDDAVESALAELHSPEFAVDTRRRFRHMYRRIVLAGADSEVPDDPFAQLDGAIGAVFRSWNVPRAVAYRKHRGFSEVGGTAVVVQAMVFGNVDPKSGSGVLFSRNPLTGAGEPFGEWLPNGQGEDVVSGTFDVQPVTALRDEQPAIYEELLRAAGTLERIAADVQDIEFTVEQGKLWLLQTRVAMRSAQAAVRLALALRTEGLIDDLETLRRIDPAQLETLLRPSLQPETRLAAPLLAKGLPACPGVASGTAYEDVDEAIDAAEAGKDVILVRPCTSPDDIRGMMAARGIVTETGGATSHAAVVSRELHRPSVVGCGTGITRALAGKQITIDGAEGEVREGTLELTAWSEDDTPDLAELATIARRHSPLVAHAAGDHPAIDDNTEAGVHAALDAGLTDVVSPHPLVTMLIAARLQAREIAGR from the coding sequence ATGGACGGTGCTACGCCGTTTGAGCATCCGCCCGTCGTCTCCCTCGACGGCACGGCAGCCCTGCCGCGAGATATCCTCGGCGACAAGGGCTACGGCATCAACGTCATGCGGCGCGAGGGCCTACCCGTGCCCCCGGCGTTCTGCATCACCACAGAGGTGTGTGCGCGCTACTTCGACGAACCCGACTCGACCGCCGACGCCATTCGCGACGACGTACGCGCCCAGCTGTGCCGGCTGGAAGCGGAGACCTCGCGGACCTTCGGGGCCGGCCCGCGGCCGTTGTTGGTGAGCGTCCGCAGCGGCGCAGCCCTGTCCATGCCCGGCATGTTGGACACCGTGCTCGACCTGGGCATCGACGACGCCGTCGAGTCGGCCCTCGCCGAGCTGCATAGCCCCGAGTTCGCCGTCGACACCCGCCGGCGCTTCCGCCACATGTATCGGCGCATCGTCCTCGCTGGCGCCGACAGCGAGGTACCTGACGACCCCTTCGCCCAGTTGGACGGCGCCATCGGTGCGGTCTTCAGATCCTGGAATGTACCCCGCGCCGTCGCCTACCGAAAGCACCGCGGGTTCAGTGAGGTCGGTGGCACGGCCGTGGTAGTGCAAGCCATGGTCTTCGGCAACGTCGATCCGAAATCGGGTAGCGGAGTGTTGTTCTCGCGAAACCCGCTGACCGGCGCAGGCGAACCATTCGGCGAATGGCTGCCTAACGGTCAGGGCGAGGACGTCGTCTCCGGCACCTTCGACGTGCAGCCGGTGACCGCGCTGCGCGACGAGCAACCGGCGATCTACGAAGAATTACTCAGAGCCGCCGGCACGCTCGAGCGCATCGCCGCCGATGTGCAGGACATCGAGTTCACCGTCGAACAGGGCAAGCTGTGGCTGTTGCAGACCCGGGTGGCCATGCGGTCGGCGCAGGCCGCGGTGCGCTTGGCGTTGGCGCTGCGCACCGAGGGCTTGATCGACGATCTAGAAACGCTGCGCCGCATCGACCCTGCGCAGCTCGAGACGCTGTTGCGGCCCTCGCTACAACCCGAGACCCGTTTGGCTGCACCGCTTCTGGCTAAGGGCCTGCCCGCCTGCCCCGGAGTTGCGTCTGGCACGGCCTACGAAGACGTCGACGAGGCGATCGACGCGGCCGAGGCCGGCAAGGACGTGATCCTGGTGCGCCCCTGCACCAGTCCCGACGACATTCGCGGCATGATGGCGGCGCGGGGCATCGTCACCGAAACGGGCGGCGCGACCAGTCACGCGGCTGTGGTGTCGCGCGAACTGCATCGGCCCTCGGTCGTCGGGTGCGGGACCGGAATCACCCGGGCTCTGGCCGGCAAGCAGATCACGATCGACGGCGCCGAGGGCGAAGTCCGCGAGGGCACCCTCGAACTGACGGCGTGGTCCGAGGACGACACCCCTGACCTGGCTGAGCTCGCAACGATCGCACGCCGGCACAGCCCGCTGGTCGCGCACGCTGCCGGGGATCACCCGGCGATCGACGACAACACCGAAGCAGGCGTCCACGCCGCTTTGGACGCGGGCCTGACCGACGTTGTCTCGCCGCATCCGCTGGTCACCATGCTGATCGCCGCGCGTCTGCAGGCGCGCGAAATCGCGGGGCGATGA
- a CDS encoding DoxX family protein encodes MTPYYVGLLILRLVLGVTMAAHGYNKFFGGGRIPGTARWFESIGMKPGKFHATVAATTEMAAGLGLAAGLLTPIPAAGFVSLMFVAAWTVHRANGFFIVKEGWEYNLVLAVSAVAVATLGAGRLSLDWLIFGKNWFDGWQGLLISVVLGLAGAFGQLLIFYRPPAKQAG; translated from the coding sequence ATGACTCCCTACTACGTCGGCTTACTGATCCTGCGGCTGGTGTTGGGCGTGACAATGGCCGCGCACGGCTACAACAAGTTCTTCGGCGGTGGCCGCATCCCCGGCACCGCGCGCTGGTTCGAAAGCATCGGCATGAAGCCCGGTAAGTTCCACGCCACCGTGGCCGCGACCACCGAGATGGCCGCCGGGTTGGGCCTGGCCGCGGGGCTGTTGACGCCGATTCCCGCGGCGGGCTTCGTGTCGCTGATGTTCGTCGCTGCCTGGACCGTGCACCGCGCCAACGGCTTCTTCATCGTCAAGGAGGGCTGGGAGTACAACCTGGTCCTGGCCGTCAGCGCGGTCGCGGTCGCCACGCTGGGGGCGGGCAGGCTGAGCCTGGACTGGCTGATCTTCGGCAAGAACTGGTTCGACGGTTGGCAGGGCCTGCTGATCTCGGTGGTGCTCGGCCTGGCCGGAGCGTTCGGTCAGTTGCTGATCTTCTACCGCCCGCCGGCGAAACAGGCGGGCTGA
- a CDS encoding IS1634 family transposase, whose translation MASIVGKRRGKQTYYYLVESARVQGKPRIVSQQYLGSAEEVMAKLSATPAGQPIRSQHKQFGDLAAVWSMLARLDVAGIVNDVAPRYANAAAPVGTYVALACANRIVDPCSKRGFADWWATTAGSRWVKLDRAALDHRRFWDAMDRLGQTELREIETRLGRRMVTEFGLDLTGLALDMTNFATFIDTGNDRAPIAQRGKAKQKRTDLRLVGLALVVTRDGGVPVISHPYPGDRPDVTQFSTVVDELLTRYRDLVEHVESLTVVYDAGQNSSDNHAVVEAHGIGFVGSLPPSDHPELLQIPTRDYRPVDDDRYPELRYVDTTVTALGVTRRAVLTHSANLAAKQSRGLDQTLAKARRRLAELAARLARGRTRRDRDQVQAEITAILKPRWVADIITTTLTGDTPAQLRLSWRTDTKARKRLQERLFGKRILFTNRDWPVPDVVAAYRSQSDAEFGFRQLKDPHVVSFSPMHHWTDSKIRVHVFYCVLALAVAHLMRRQTEHAGLHLSVRELLDELSGIQETVLIYHDGSKGRPRVQRMLTDTSPTQQRLADLFAIHQYAPTR comes from the coding sequence ATGGCGTCGATCGTGGGTAAGCGGCGCGGCAAGCAGACCTATTACTACCTGGTGGAATCGGCCCGCGTGCAAGGTAAGCCGCGCATCGTTTCGCAGCAGTATTTGGGCAGCGCGGAGGAGGTGATGGCGAAGCTGTCGGCGACGCCGGCCGGGCAGCCGATCCGTAGCCAGCACAAGCAGTTCGGGGATCTGGCTGCGGTGTGGTCGATGCTGGCCCGGCTGGATGTGGCCGGCATCGTCAACGACGTGGCGCCCCGGTACGCGAACGCGGCCGCACCGGTGGGCACCTATGTGGCCCTGGCGTGCGCGAACCGGATTGTCGACCCATGTTCCAAGCGTGGCTTCGCTGACTGGTGGGCCACCACGGCCGGGTCACGGTGGGTGAAGCTGGACCGGGCCGCGCTGGATCATCGCCGGTTCTGGGACGCGATGGACCGCCTGGGCCAGACCGAACTGCGTGAGATCGAGACCCGGCTGGGACGGCGGATGGTGACCGAGTTCGGGCTGGATTTGACCGGGCTGGCGTTGGACATGACCAACTTCGCTACCTTCATCGACACCGGCAATGACCGCGCGCCGATCGCGCAGCGGGGCAAGGCCAAGCAGAAACGCACCGATCTGCGGTTGGTCGGGCTGGCCCTGGTCGTCACCCGCGACGGCGGGGTGCCCGTGATCAGCCACCCCTATCCCGGGGACCGGCCCGATGTCACCCAGTTCAGCACCGTCGTCGACGAACTGCTCACCCGCTACCGGGACCTGGTCGAGCACGTGGAGTCGCTGACCGTGGTCTATGACGCCGGGCAAAACAGCAGCGACAACCATGCGGTAGTGGAGGCGCACGGGATCGGGTTCGTCGGTTCGCTGCCGCCCAGCGATCACCCCGAACTGCTGCAGATCCCGACCCGGGACTACCGGCCCGTGGACGACGACCGCTACCCCGAGCTGCGCTATGTCGACACCACCGTCACCGCGCTCGGCGTCACCCGCCGAGCGGTACTCACCCACTCGGCGAACCTGGCGGCCAAACAATCCCGCGGCCTGGACCAGACCCTGGCCAAGGCCCGGCGCCGCCTGGCCGAGCTGGCCGCCCGCCTCGCGCGCGGCCGCACCCGCCGCGACCGCGACCAGGTCCAGGCCGAGATCACCGCGATCCTCAAACCCCGCTGGGTCGCCGACATCATCACCACCACCCTCACCGGCGACACGCCCGCCCAATTGAGGCTGTCCTGGCGCACCGACACCAAGGCCCGAAAGCGCCTGCAAGAACGGCTGTTCGGCAAGCGCATCCTATTCACCAACCGCGACTGGCCGGTACCCGACGTGGTGGCCGCCTACCGATCGCAATCCGACGCCGAATTCGGGTTCCGCCAACTCAAAGACCCCCACGTAGTCTCGTTCAGCCCGATGCACCACTGGACCGACTCCAAGATCCGGGTGCACGTGTTCTACTGCGTGCTCGCCCTGGCCGTCGCCCACCTGATGCGCCGCCAGACCGAGCACGCCGGGCTGCACCTGTCGGTACGCGAACTACTCGACGAACTCTCCGGCATCCAAGAGACCGTGTTGATTTACCACGACGGCAGCAAGGGACGGCCCCGCGTGCAGCGCATGCTCACCGACACCAGCCCCACCCAACAGCGACTCGCCGACCTGTTCGCAATCCACCAATACGCACCCACCCGCTGA
- a CDS encoding MmgE/PrpD family protein, translating to MHAVRARRSAEEFPRADHLAARIADVATDPVPIEPDVAAMVANRIIDNAAVSAAAVLRRPVTVARRQALAHRVAHGAAVFGVDGAYSADWAAWANGVAVRELDFHDTFLAAEYAHPGDNIPPLVAVAQQIGVCGADLIRGVATAYEIHIDLARGICLHEHKIDHVAHLGPAVAAGIGAMLRLDTETIYQAIGQAVHLTTSTRQSRKGLISSWKAFAPAHAGKVAIEAVDRAMRGEGSPAPIWEGEDGVIARLLGGPDREYRVPLPAPGEPKLAILDSYTKEYSAEYQSQAPIDLARRLRARLAASEGGLDRIEAIVLHTSHHTHVVIGTGSGDPQKFDPDASRETLDHSLPYIFAVALQDGSWHHERSYAPGRAHRPDTVDLWRKISTVEDPEWTRRYHSTDPAEKAFGARAEVRLADGEVIVDELAVADAHPLGARPFGRREYIAKFAELAGGVVGAAEQRRFLSAVDSLADLRAADLHALNVVIDPRVLQAAPATPPGIFG from the coding sequence ATGCATGCGGTACGGGCGCGGCGCAGCGCCGAGGAGTTCCCGCGCGCCGATCACCTGGCGGCCAGGATCGCCGACGTCGCGACCGACCCGGTCCCCATCGAGCCGGACGTCGCGGCGATGGTGGCAAACCGGATCATCGACAACGCCGCGGTCAGCGCCGCGGCGGTGCTGCGCCGGCCGGTGACCGTGGCCCGCCGGCAGGCGCTGGCCCATCGCGTCGCGCACGGGGCAGCCGTGTTCGGCGTGGACGGCGCCTACTCGGCCGACTGGGCGGCATGGGCCAACGGGGTTGCGGTGCGCGAGTTGGACTTTCACGACACCTTTCTGGCCGCCGAGTATGCCCACCCGGGCGACAACATCCCCCCGCTGGTGGCCGTTGCGCAGCAAATCGGCGTGTGCGGTGCCGACCTGATCCGCGGTGTGGCCACCGCCTACGAAATCCACATCGACCTGGCGCGCGGAATCTGCTTGCACGAGCACAAGATCGACCATGTCGCCCATCTGGGGCCCGCGGTGGCGGCGGGGATCGGGGCCATGCTGCGGCTGGACACCGAAACCATCTATCAGGCGATCGGGCAGGCCGTGCACCTGACCACTAGTACTCGCCAGTCGCGCAAAGGCCTGATCTCGAGCTGGAAGGCCTTCGCGCCGGCGCACGCTGGAAAGGTCGCCATCGAAGCGGTCGACCGCGCGATGCGCGGTGAGGGATCGCCGGCGCCGATCTGGGAGGGCGAGGACGGCGTCATCGCCCGGCTGCTCGGCGGGCCGGACCGCGAATACCGGGTGCCGCTGCCCGCTCCTGGCGAGCCCAAGCTCGCCATCCTCGACAGCTATACCAAGGAGTATTCGGCGGAGTACCAGAGCCAGGCGCCGATCGACCTGGCGCGGCGGTTGCGCGCGCGCCTTGCGGCGTCGGAGGGCGGACTCGATCGGATCGAGGCGATCGTGTTGCACACCAGCCACCACACCCATGTGGTGATCGGGACCGGTTCCGGGGACCCGCAGAAGTTCGACCCGGACGCGTCGCGGGAAACGCTCGACCACTCGCTGCCTTATATTTTCGCGGTCGCGCTGCAGGACGGCAGCTGGCACCACGAGCGCTCCTACGCGCCCGGGCGCGCTCACCGGCCCGACACCGTGGACCTGTGGCGCAAGATCTCCACCGTCGAGGATCCGGAGTGGACCCGCCGCTACCACTCGACCGATCCGGCCGAGAAGGCCTTCGGCGCGCGGGCGGAGGTGCGCCTGGCCGACGGCGAGGTGATCGTCGACGAACTGGCCGTGGCCGACGCGCATCCACTGGGCGCCCGGCCATTCGGCCGCCGGGAGTACATAGCGAAGTTCGCCGAACTCGCCGGCGGCGTCGTGGGAGCCGCCGAGCAGCGAAGGTTCTTGTCCGCGGTGGACTCCCTGGCCGATCTGCGGGCCGCGGATCTGCATGCTTTGAACGTCGTGATCGATCCGCGGGTGCTGCAAGCCGCACCCGCGACACCGCCGGGGATCTTCGGATAG
- a CDS encoding PE family protein, translated as MSFVTARPEMLTAAAGSLSRIGSSMASNNAAAEGPTTEVAPPAADQVSQLVGTHFAAHGLAYQTIALMANQIHEAFVNALSTGATSYTITEAANVAAAG; from the coding sequence GTGTCCTTCGTAACGGCTCGACCGGAAATGCTGACCGCCGCGGCGGGAAGCTTGTCGAGGATCGGATCGTCGATGGCGTCCAACAATGCGGCGGCCGAAGGGCCGACCACCGAGGTGGCGCCGCCGGCGGCCGACCAGGTGTCCCAACTGGTGGGCACCCACTTCGCCGCGCACGGGTTGGCCTACCAGACCATTGCGTTGATGGCCAACCAGATCCACGAGGCGTTCGTCAACGCCCTGTCCACCGGCGCCACGTCGTACACGATCACCGAGGCGGCCAACGTGGCGGCGGCCGGCTAG
- a CDS encoding PPE family protein, protein MFFSFFPPEIISGMMYSGPGSGPLVASAAAWDGLASDLYATAASYESVIATLTSGWAGPSAMAMTAAAVPYVSWMGATAAAAAEAGAQASAAVVAFETAFATTVPPPVIATNRAVLAALIASNIFGQNTPAIAATEADYLEMWAQDVGAMNGYAASAAGALQTPAFSVPPAMTNPAATLTPLLTSSGAGALSALTTLSVELQATLGSLTTSAPVAGFLNATGLGSLASGGGLTQASIYPIEGGYYAAMMSSIPARMFMSMGNSAGSSGMGLTGSQALFDSIGQFVSSKMQVVVGGISNQLKSWGGSISAQLASASKLGGLSIPSGWSAAADGGIRAAPVLPPTSVASPAMAQASAMPNSPFGQALMGALSGRGIGSIGKVPAKILPRSPAGG, encoded by the coding sequence GTGTTCTTCTCCTTTTTCCCCCCCGAAATCATCTCCGGGATGATGTACTCGGGCCCGGGCTCGGGGCCCCTCGTGGCGTCGGCGGCGGCGTGGGATGGGCTGGCAAGCGACCTGTACGCGACGGCGGCTTCCTATGAGTCGGTGATCGCGACCCTCACCAGCGGATGGGCGGGCCCGTCGGCGATGGCGATGACCGCGGCAGCCGTGCCGTACGTGTCGTGGATGGGCGCGACGGCCGCGGCAGCGGCCGAGGCCGGCGCGCAGGCGAGCGCGGCGGTGGTCGCGTTCGAGACGGCGTTCGCGACGACGGTGCCCCCGCCGGTGATCGCCACCAACCGGGCGGTGCTCGCCGCGTTGATCGCCTCGAACATCTTCGGCCAGAACACCCCGGCCATCGCGGCGACCGAGGCCGACTATCTGGAGATGTGGGCCCAGGATGTTGGCGCGATGAACGGATACGCCGCCTCGGCCGCCGGTGCGCTGCAGACGCCGGCGTTCAGCGTGCCGCCGGCGATGACCAACCCGGCGGCCACGCTGACGCCACTGCTGACCAGTTCCGGAGCCGGCGCGCTGTCCGCGCTGACCACGCTGAGCGTCGAGCTGCAGGCGACGCTGGGGTCGCTGACGACGTCGGCCCCCGTGGCCGGGTTTCTCAACGCCACCGGTCTGGGTTCGTTGGCGAGCGGGGGCGGTCTGACCCAGGCGTCGATCTATCCCATCGAGGGCGGCTACTACGCGGCGATGATGAGCAGCATCCCGGCGCGCATGTTCATGAGCATGGGCAACTCGGCCGGATCCTCGGGAATGGGGCTTACCGGCAGTCAGGCGCTGTTCGACAGCATCGGCCAGTTCGTCAGCAGCAAGATGCAGGTGGTGGTCGGCGGGATCTCCAATCAGCTCAAGAGCTGGGGTGGTTCGATTTCGGCCCAGTTGGCGTCCGCCTCGAAGCTGGGTGGGCTGTCGATCCCGTCGGGCTGGTCGGCGGCCGCGGACGGGGGGATCCGTGCCGCGCCGGTGCTGCCACCCACCAGCGTCGCCAGCCCGGCGATGGCGCAGGCCTCGGCCATGCCGAACAGCCCGTTCGGCCAGGCGCTGATGGGAGCCCTCAGCGGTCGGGGCATCGGCAGCATCGGCAAAGTGCCGGCGAAGATCCTGCCCCGTTCACCGGCCGGGGGCTGA
- the metE gene encoding 5-methyltetrahydropteroyltriglutamate--homocysteine S-methyltransferase has translation MTPQPFTATVTGSPRIGPNRELKRATEGYWAGRTSRSELEAVAATLRRDMWSGLAGAGLDSVPVNTFSYYDQMLDAAFLLGALPQRVTDIPDELDRYFALARGNDDVAPLEMTKWFDTNYHYLVPEIEPTTRFTLNAGKVLSELKEALGQGIPARPVVIGPVTFLLLSKGIKGADAPIERLEELVPVYSELLALLADAGAQWVQFDEPALVTDICPDAPALAERVYNALGSRSTRPGIHVATYFGDPGPSLAALARTPVEAIGLDLVAGADAAVASIVEVPELAGKILVAGVVDGRNVWRTDLAAALDTLVPLLNSAATVAVSTSCSTMHVPYSLEPETGLDEKLLSWLAFGQEKVTEVVTLARALRDGRDAVAGQIAASDAAAASRREDPRLHNDRVRARIADILDSGVHRGEPAQRRAAQDARLHLPPLPTTTIGSYPQTPAIRKARAAFRSGEITEAEYVDRMKREIADVIELQEQLGLDVLVHGEPERNDMVQYFAEQLAGFAATQNGWVQSYGSRCVRPPILYGDVSRPRPMTVEWITYAQSLTDKPVKGMLTGPVTILAWSFVRDDQPLAETANQVALAIRDEILDLEAAGISIIQVDEPALRELLPLRRAAQGEYLRWAIGAFRLATSGVADSTQIHTHLCYSEFGEVIGAIADLDADVTSIEAARSHMEVLDDLNSVGFANSVGPGVYDIHSPRVPGTAEMAESLRAALKALPAQRLWVNPDCGLKTRSVDEVTASLRNMVGAAHEVRAEVSS, from the coding sequence GTGACCCCCCAGCCATTCACCGCCACAGTCACCGGCTCTCCACGCATCGGCCCGAATCGCGAGCTCAAGCGCGCGACCGAGGGGTACTGGGCCGGGCGGACCAGCCGCTCCGAGCTGGAGGCCGTCGCAGCCACACTGCGGCGCGATATGTGGTCGGGGCTGGCGGGCGCGGGCCTGGACTCCGTGCCGGTGAACACGTTCTCCTACTACGACCAGATGCTCGACGCGGCGTTCCTGCTCGGCGCGCTGCCGCAACGCGTGACCGACATTCCCGACGAGTTGGATCGCTACTTCGCCCTCGCCCGTGGCAACGACGACGTCGCACCACTGGAGATGACCAAGTGGTTCGACACCAACTACCACTACCTGGTCCCCGAGATCGAGCCCACCACCCGCTTCACCCTGAACGCGGGCAAGGTGCTGTCCGAGCTGAAAGAAGCTCTCGGCCAGGGCATCCCGGCGCGACCCGTCGTCATCGGCCCGGTCACCTTCCTTTTGCTCAGCAAGGGCATCAAGGGCGCGGACGCACCGATCGAACGCCTCGAAGAGCTGGTGCCTGTCTACTCCGAGCTGCTCGCCTTGCTCGCCGACGCCGGCGCGCAGTGGGTGCAGTTCGACGAGCCGGCGCTGGTCACCGACATCTGCCCCGACGCGCCCGCCCTGGCCGAGCGCGTCTACAACGCGCTGGGCTCGCGGAGCACGCGTCCCGGCATCCACGTCGCCACCTACTTCGGCGACCCCGGCCCGTCCCTGGCGGCGCTGGCCCGCACGCCCGTGGAAGCGATCGGCCTCGACCTGGTGGCCGGCGCCGACGCGGCGGTCGCATCCATAGTCGAGGTACCCGAACTGGCCGGCAAAATCCTGGTGGCCGGCGTCGTCGACGGGCGCAACGTCTGGCGCACCGACCTTGCGGCGGCGCTGGACACGCTCGTCCCCTTGCTGAATTCGGCCGCCACGGTGGCGGTTTCGACCTCCTGCTCCACCATGCACGTGCCGTACTCGCTCGAACCCGAGACCGGGCTGGACGAAAAGCTGCTCAGCTGGCTGGCGTTCGGGCAGGAGAAGGTCACCGAGGTCGTGACCCTGGCGCGCGCGCTGCGCGACGGACGCGACGCGGTCGCCGGGCAGATCGCGGCGTCGGATGCGGCCGCCGCCTCCCGCCGCGAGGATCCGCGACTGCACAACGACCGGGTGCGGGCCCGCATCGCCGACATCCTCGACTCCGGTGTGCACCGCGGCGAGCCGGCACAGCGCCGCGCCGCGCAGGACGCGCGGCTGCACCTGCCGCCGCTGCCGACCACCACGATCGGCTCCTACCCGCAGACCCCCGCGATCCGCAAGGCGCGCGCCGCTTTTCGTTCCGGTGAGATCACCGAAGCCGAATACGTCGACCGGATGAAGCGGGAGATCGCCGATGTCATCGAGCTGCAGGAACAACTCGGCCTCGACGTCCTTGTACACGGCGAGCCGGAACGCAACGACATGGTCCAGTACTTCGCCGAACAACTGGCGGGGTTTGCGGCCACCCAGAACGGGTGGGTGCAATCCTACGGCAGCCGCTGCGTTCGTCCGCCGATCCTCTACGGCGACGTGTCCCGGCCCCGACCGATGACGGTCGAGTGGATCACCTATGCGCAGTCGCTGACCGACAAGCCGGTCAAGGGCATGCTGACCGGGCCCGTCACGATCCTGGCGTGGTCGTTCGTCCGTGACGACCAGCCGCTGGCCGAGACGGCCAACCAGGTGGCGCTGGCCATCCGCGACGAAATCCTCGACCTGGAGGCCGCCGGCATCTCCATCATCCAGGTCGACGAGCCCGCGCTGCGGGAGCTGCTGCCGCTGCGCCGCGCCGCCCAGGGCGAGTACTTGCGCTGGGCCATCGGGGCTTTCCGCTTGGCCACCTCCGGTGTCGCCGACTCGACGCAGATCCACACGCACCTGTGTTACTCGGAGTTCGGCGAGGTGATCGGGGCGATTGCGGACCTGGACGCCGACGTGACGTCGATCGAGGCGGCGCGCTCGCACATGGAGGTGCTCGACGACCTCAACTCGGTCGGCTTCGCCAACAGCGTGGGGCCCGGCGTCTACGACATCCACTCCCCGCGGGTGCCCGGCACCGCCGAGATGGCCGAGTCGTTGCGTGCCGCGCTCAAAGCCCTTCCGGCACAACGGCTCTGGGTCAACCCCGACTGCGGGCTGAAGACGCGCTCCGTCGACGAGGTGACCGCGTCGCTGCGCAACATGGTGGGCGCGGCCCACGAGGTGAGGGCCGAGGTGTCGAGCTGA
- a CDS encoding SDR family oxidoreductase, translating to MSRIVVIGGHGKVALQLAPILVERGDEVASVFRNPDHADDVAATGATPVVADVERLDTDALAGLLAGHDAVVFSAGAGGGSPERTYAVDRDAAIRTIDAAARAGVRRFVMVSYFGAGADHGVPPSDSFFPYAEAKAAADARLRASDLNWTILGPGRLTLDAPTGRIVVGAGHEVTRGDVALVVAAALADDSTIGRTIDFNNGKTPIAEALAS from the coding sequence ATGTCACGCATCGTCGTCATCGGCGGCCACGGGAAGGTCGCGCTGCAACTGGCCCCCATCCTGGTCGAGCGCGGCGACGAGGTGGCTTCGGTGTTCCGCAATCCGGACCACGCCGACGACGTCGCGGCCACCGGCGCCACGCCGGTCGTCGCCGACGTCGAGCGGCTGGACACCGATGCGCTGGCCGGCCTGCTCGCCGGGCACGACGCGGTCGTCTTCTCCGCCGGGGCCGGCGGGGGTAGCCCGGAACGGACCTACGCCGTCGACCGGGACGCGGCGATCCGGACGATCGACGCGGCCGCGCGGGCCGGGGTGCGGCGTTTCGTGATGGTCTCGTATTTCGGGGCGGGCGCGGATCACGGTGTACCGCCGAGTGATTCGTTCTTTCCCTATGCCGAGGCCAAGGCGGCCGCGGATGCGCGGCTGCGGGCCAGCGACCTCAATTGGACGATCCTCGGGCCGGGTCGGCTCACCCTCGACGCGCCGACGGGCCGGATCGTGGTCGGCGCAGGGCACGAGGTGACCCGGGGCGATGTCGCCCTGGTCGTGGCCGCCGCACTCGCGGACGATTCGACGATCGGTCGCACCATCGACTTCAACAACGGCAAAACCCCCATCGCCGAGGCGCTGGCAAGCTGA